TTCTGCAATATGCGCTGGAACTCAAAAATATCGTCCCGTGGAGTTCTGACATAGTTACGCTCAGGCACATAATTAACTGGGATCAAGTTGACGTGGCACAGCATGCCTTGAAGTACATTTGCCAATTCCTCCGCGTGCTCCGGACGATCGTTAACACCGCCGATAAGAGCATATTCGAACGTAATTCGCCGACCTGTTTTTTCAATGTAATATTTGCAGGCATTCATAACGTCAACAAAAGGAAAGCGTCTGTTGACCGGCATTAGCTTCGAACGGAGCGCATCATTAGGCGCGTGGATAGAAATGGCTAAGTTAATCTGGGTGTTCTCATCTGCAAATTTCAGCATGTTAGGAACGATTCCACTTGTTGAAACAGTGATATGCCTCGCTCCGATATTCAACCCTTTCGGATGAATCATCGTACGCAGAAACTGCATTGTCGCTTCATAATTTTCGAAAGGCTCTCCAATGCCCATAATGACAATACTCGAAACACGCTCATTATGAGGATCAAGAATTCTTTGCGCCTGCACGACTTGGGCAATTATTTCTCCGGCTGTTAAGCTTCGTTTAAGACCACCTAACGTAGATGCACAGAACGTACAACCTACCCGACAGCCAACCTGAGTTGTTACGCATACGCTATTGCCGTAACTATGCTTCATGATGACTGTTTCTATTGCGTGATCGTCATGCAGACCGAATAGAAATTTCATCGTGCCATCCTTGGATTCAAACTTCGCAATTTCCGTCAAAGTTATAAAACGGAAGCTTGCGAGCAGCTTATCCCTTAAGGGCTTTGGCAAATTGGACATGTCCTCGAAGGAGCCTACCCGTTTCACGTACACCCAATCGAATATTTGTCCAGCACGAAATGCAGGCTCTCCCTGCTCCTTCGTCCAGTCTTGAATTTGCTCTAACGTTAAGTCATAAATAAAAGGCTTGTTTAGTTCAATATCCAAATTCGTCACCACCATTCGTTCTATTTTACCATAAAATTAAAGGGATTGCTTCCGCAGGCGGGCTATAAAAAACCCATCGCTCCCGAACATCTGAGGAAGCAGCTGGAGCATACCTGTAAAGGCATCAGGCAAATATCCTTTCTCCCGCAAAGGAGCTAGCACTTCGTTCGGCCAATCCGCATCCAGAGTAAATTCAGGGAACCTCTCCAGAAACCGTCTGATCGTATTCT
This portion of the Cohnella abietis genome encodes:
- the rlmN gene encoding 23S rRNA (adenine(2503)-C(2))-methyltransferase RlmN; translated protein: MELNKPFIYDLTLEQIQDWTKEQGEPAFRAGQIFDWVYVKRVGSFEDMSNLPKPLRDKLLASFRFITLTEIAKFESKDGTMKFLFGLHDDHAIETVIMKHSYGNSVCVTTQVGCRVGCTFCASTLGGLKRSLTAGEIIAQVVQAQRILDPHNERVSSIVIMGIGEPFENYEATMQFLRTMIHPKGLNIGARHITVSTSGIVPNMLKFADENTQINLAISIHAPNDALRSKLMPVNRRFPFVDVMNACKYYIEKTGRRITFEYALIGGVNDRPEHAEELANVLQGMLCHVNLIPVNYVPERNYVRTPRDDIFEFQRILQKNNVNVTIRREQGHDIAAACGQLRAKHMEKTTG